From one Dehalobacter sp. 12DCB1 genomic stretch:
- a CDS encoding reductive dehalogenase yields MNRRNFLKAGATATALGAVGVLKVPGKVASAASSVQYAPASKGQWSKMHPVHDMGSAVLHYVENNDQWLGTSKIVGKIKNFNESDHGFALALRGELGDKAFRGYMTLTARYPLFKAIAVAAGFISSPAAVEGTPAPEKLEIPDPEQMSMHIKDLGYFLHAADVSIGKMPEYAYYSHHTLNLFDLAKKPVEECIVPVTERLPYVITVMIDQNLESLLGSTGYDGISGSMSFNSYHSTAGMAIIIANYIRNLGYQARASHAFNNIMVFTPALIAGGMGENSRTGDTCIHPKLGFRYKAACVTTDLPLAPDKPIDFGLREFCRVCKKCAVECPNQAITYDDDPVEYNGYLRWNSSYKKCAIFRTTNEEGNVCGRCMKVCPWNSKEDSWFHQAGTWVGSINESSAKLLKSIDDMFGYGTEQIEKYKWWLEWPEMYKIPDKLQVVKTTLTS; encoded by the coding sequence ATGAATCGAAGGAATTTTCTAAAAGCCGGTGCGACAGCGACAGCCTTGGGAGCCGTTGGTGTATTAAAAGTCCCCGGAAAGGTGGCAAGTGCGGCAAGCAGTGTGCAATATGCTCCTGCATCAAAAGGACAATGGTCCAAAATGCATCCTGTGCACGATATGGGCAGTGCTGTATTACACTATGTGGAAAATAATGATCAATGGTTAGGCACTTCTAAGATCGTTGGAAAGATCAAGAACTTCAATGAGTCTGATCATGGTTTTGCCCTGGCTTTAAGAGGTGAACTCGGAGATAAGGCATTTCGAGGATACATGACCCTTACTGCGAGATATCCTTTGTTTAAAGCAATAGCCGTTGCCGCTGGTTTTATTTCTTCGCCAGCAGCTGTGGAAGGAACGCCTGCTCCGGAGAAATTGGAGATACCTGATCCCGAGCAAATGTCCATGCATATTAAAGATCTTGGTTACTTTCTGCATGCAGCGGATGTATCTATTGGCAAAATGCCGGAATATGCCTACTATTCCCACCATACATTAAACTTATTTGATTTGGCGAAAAAACCTGTAGAGGAATGCATTGTACCTGTGACTGAACGGTTGCCTTATGTCATCACTGTTATGATTGACCAAAACTTAGAATCGTTGTTGGGTTCTACAGGTTATGACGGGATCAGCGGTTCGATGTCCTTTAATTCTTATCACTCTACAGCAGGTATGGCCATCATCATAGCGAATTACATCCGAAATCTTGGTTATCAAGCACGGGCCTCTCATGCTTTCAATAACATTATGGTATTTACCCCTGCTCTTATCGCAGGAGGGATGGGAGAAAATTCCCGCACAGGCGACACCTGTATCCATCCCAAGCTGGGATTCCGGTATAAAGCTGCTTGCGTTACTACGGATTTGCCGCTTGCTCCGGATAAGCCAATCGACTTTGGCTTGCGGGAATTCTGCAGAGTATGTAAAAAATGTGCAGTAGAATGTCCCAATCAAGCAATCACCTATGATGACGATCCTGTGGAATATAACGGATACTTGCGCTGGAACAGCAGTTATAAAAAGTGTGCTATATTCCGGACAACAAACGAAGAAGGTAATGTCTGCGGACGGTGCATGAAAGTCTGCCCATGGAATTCCAAAGAGGACTCGTGGTTCCATCAGGCGGGAACCTGGGTCGGAAGCATCAATGAATCATCAGCCAAATTGCTAAAATCCATTGATGATATGTTCGGATATGGGACAGAGCAGATCGAGAAATACAAATGGTGGCTGGAATGGCCGGAAATGTACAAAATTCCGGATAAATTGCAGGTAGTTAAGACTACATTGACAAGCTAA
- a CDS encoding dehalogenase: MSTFLIFLAGILFLAGVLFIKPRAKQDKAWKTVIIWTLYVIFFAIACMGVSFVYINASVGHVKATSTAIFLFGGISVVLAVVLARLLGFITVGKTKKISAKQA, from the coding sequence ATGAGTACGTTCTTAATTTTCTTGGCGGGAATTCTTTTTTTAGCCGGTGTCCTTTTTATCAAACCTCGCGCGAAGCAGGATAAGGCTTGGAAGACGGTAATTATTTGGACCTTATATGTTATTTTCTTTGCTATTGCTTGTATGGGAGTTTCCTTTGTTTACATCAACGCATCCGTAGGACATGTTAAAGCAACAAGTACTGCCATATTCCTGTTTGGAGGAATATCCGTCGTACTAGCAGTTGTTTTGGCACGCTTGTTAGGTTTCATCACTGTAGGAAAAACAAAAAAAATTAGTGCTAAACAAGCTTGA
- a CDS encoding Crp/Fnr family transcriptional regulator: MTDINRDYCIVPDNFYPVKSLQKYVHMGVVRKYRKGDTISFPGEVLDRVIYVVSGKVSVYFLEDNKQKLMYYACRYCPIDGAFGFKISLMHVVSEENSTVCFFSKEQLFEIFRQDDEAHQDFLLNFACKCGFFMYVSKEMDLYTPTARVLRMLCELCLTKGKVVDNVYEIDIKLTQKTISEITGVHFVSVSRIFGWLKKEKIVHKTPNKIIIYDLPRLKDMININNKH; encoded by the coding sequence ATGACAGATATTAACAGAGATTATTGTATTGTCCCAGATAATTTTTACCCTGTTAAAAGTCTTCAAAAATATGTTCATATGGGAGTCGTACGCAAATATCGGAAAGGAGATACCATTAGTTTTCCTGGAGAAGTACTTGACAGGGTCATCTATGTGGTCTCAGGAAAAGTTAGCGTTTACTTTCTCGAAGATAACAAGCAAAAATTAATGTATTATGCATGCCGTTATTGTCCCATTGATGGGGCGTTTGGATTTAAAATTAGTCTCATGCATGTTGTTTCAGAAGAAAACAGTACGGTTTGTTTTTTCTCGAAAGAACAGCTTTTTGAAATTTTTAGACAGGATGATGAAGCTCATCAAGATTTTCTTTTGAATTTTGCTTGTAAATGCGGCTTTTTTATGTATGTCTCCAAAGAGATGGACCTTTATACTCCGACCGCCAGGGTTTTAAGAATGCTTTGTGAACTTTGCTTAACGAAAGGTAAGGTTGTTGATAATGTTTATGAGATAGATATTAAATTAACACAAAAGACGATTTCCGAAATAACAGGTGTTCATTTTGTTAGTGTCAGTAGAATTTTTGGATGGCTGAAAAAAGAAAAAATTGTGCATAAGACTCCAAATAAAATCATTATTTATGACTTGCCAAGGCTTAAAGATATGATAAATATAAATAATAAGCATTAA
- a CDS encoding dehalogenase: MSTFLIFLAGILFSAGVLFIKPRVKQDKTWKTVIIWTLYVIFFVIACMGVSFVYINASVGHVKATSTAVFLFGGISLILAVVLARVLGFIGAKKKVESLQV; this comes from the coding sequence ATGAGTACATTCTTAATTTTTTTGGCGGGAATTCTTTTTTCAGCCGGTGTCCTTTTTATCAAACCTCGTGTGAAGCAGGATAAGACTTGGAAAACAGTAATTATTTGGACCTTATATGTTATTTTTTTTGTGATCGCTTGTATGGGAGTTTCCTTTGTTTACATCAATGCCAGTGTCGGACATGTCAAAGCAACAAGTACAGCTGTATTCCTGTTTGGAGGGATTTCGCTGATTCTAGCTGTCGTCTTAGCCCGTGTGTTAGGATTTATCGGTGCAAAGAAAAAGGTCGAGTCATTACAGGTCTAG
- a CDS encoding DUF1638 domain-containing protein, which translates to MSKIIIACQTIKDEIRLALQETGVGYPVLYIESGLHNYPDLLRKRLQESINQLENVDTILFAFGYCGNSLVGLTSPTAALIIPKVDDCISLLLGSHELRMSLSREMGTYFLTKGWLDNEKSLLSEYQHYVEKYGSAKADRIIKTMLHHYRRLMIIDTQTCQPEEIMARTENFAKSLELQHETITGSSRFLKKLFLGPWDEEFITVKPGDTVTLEHTLTEEKKFSNF; encoded by the coding sequence ATGTCCAAGATTATCATTGCCTGTCAAACGATAAAAGATGAAATACGTTTAGCTTTGCAAGAGACCGGGGTAGGCTATCCGGTGCTATATATTGAATCGGGCCTTCACAACTATCCGGACTTACTTCGGAAAAGGCTTCAAGAATCCATTAATCAACTGGAGAACGTCGATACCATTCTCTTTGCTTTTGGTTACTGCGGTAATAGCCTGGTTGGGCTTACATCACCCACGGCTGCTCTGATAATCCCGAAAGTGGATGATTGCATTTCTTTATTATTGGGCTCTCACGAGCTTAGAATGAGTCTTTCCAGGGAAATGGGAACTTATTTTTTGACCAAGGGATGGCTCGATAATGAAAAGAGCCTATTGTCGGAATATCAGCATTATGTCGAAAAATACGGATCAGCCAAAGCCGATAGGATCATTAAGACCATGCTGCACCATTATAGAAGATTGATGATCATTGATACGCAGACTTGCCAGCCCGAGGAAATCATGGCCCGGACAGAGAATTTTGCTAAATCCTTAGAATTGCAACATGAAACAATTACGGGCTCATCGCGTTTTTTGAAGAAACTGTTTCTTGGACCGTGGGACGAAGAGTTTATTACGGTGAAGCCAGGTGACACGGTAACACTTGAGCATACGCTTACCGAAGAAAAGAAGTTTTCGAATTTTTGA
- the groL gene encoding chaperonin GroEL (60 kDa chaperone family; promotes refolding of misfolded polypeptides especially under stressful conditions; forms two stacked rings of heptamers to form a barrel-shaped 14mer; ends can be capped by GroES; misfolded proteins enter the barrel where they are refolded when GroES binds) codes for MDTTLLAGEKARQSLAAGIDLIASCVKVTLGPKGRNVVLDPEVGLPKITNDGASIASIISTTNRFQNLGCQIIKEVSDKTNDRVGDGTTTSIVLAQAMIREGMKNIAAGSNPTSLISGIENGIESAIEAIQKSAVKISSLEKVKQVATVSSGDPEIGRLISEAVEKVGFHGMIMVEEDQALKTRLEVTEGIRFDKGCFTPKIVKSWEKKEEVLEDPYILVTDTKISYIYEIFSIMEEVVKSGKPLVIITEDISVDLLALLLANKQKGTMNVIAIQTPGHGERRKAYLQDIAVITGATVISEEAGIPLEEVQGYHLGRAKRILVDTKNTTIIGGQGNKEEIEARCAEVRAEYEPLLPGWRKEKLQERLGWLQGGIAIIKVGAATRLEMKEKKDRIDDAVNAVRVAIEEGIVPGGGIALLEATDALAEIKLDDSEAMVGLRIVQKALEAPLRQIVENAGENGDSVIENVQELPAGFGYNAAEDSYVDMIENGIIDPVQVTYTALKNAASIATLVIGAEGLIINNAPNFMNL; via the coding sequence ATGGATACAACATTGTTGGCCGGGGAGAAGGCCAGACAATCACTCGCAGCAGGAATAGACCTTATCGCCTCTTGTGTTAAGGTTACACTGGGACCAAAAGGAAGAAATGTTGTTTTAGACCCGGAGGTTGGTCTTCCAAAAATTACAAACGACGGGGCTAGTATTGCCAGTATCATTTCCACAACTAACCGGTTCCAAAATTTAGGATGCCAAATTATCAAAGAAGTATCGGACAAGACCAACGACAGGGTGGGTGACGGGACAACGACATCGATTGTTCTGGCCCAGGCCATGATCCGGGAAGGAATGAAAAATATTGCGGCGGGAAGCAATCCCACTTCTCTTATCAGCGGGATAGAAAACGGAATTGAAAGCGCTATTGAGGCTATTCAAAAAAGCGCAGTCAAAATATCCAGTTTGGAGAAGGTTAAGCAGGTGGCTACTGTATCGTCAGGAGATCCGGAGATCGGGAGGCTTATTAGCGAAGCTGTAGAAAAAGTTGGTTTCCATGGGATGATCATGGTGGAAGAAGATCAAGCGCTGAAAACCCGGTTAGAGGTTACGGAAGGGATACGTTTTGACAAGGGATGTTTTACACCGAAAATCGTGAAGTCTTGGGAGAAGAAAGAAGAGGTTTTGGAAGATCCGTATATTCTTGTAACCGATACCAAGATTAGTTATATCTATGAGATTTTCTCCATCATGGAAGAGGTCGTAAAAAGCGGCAAGCCGCTTGTAATTATTACTGAAGATATTTCTGTTGATTTGCTTGCTCTTCTGCTTGCAAATAAGCAAAAAGGGACCATGAATGTCATTGCTATTCAGACCCCAGGTCATGGGGAGCGGCGTAAAGCTTACTTGCAGGATATAGCGGTTATTACGGGTGCCACGGTTATTTCAGAAGAGGCCGGAATCCCACTTGAAGAAGTGCAAGGATACCACTTAGGAAGAGCAAAGCGGATTCTGGTTGATACGAAGAATACGACCATTATTGGCGGACAAGGTAACAAAGAAGAAATCGAGGCGCGTTGCGCTGAAGTACGTGCGGAATATGAGCCTTTGCTTCCCGGCTGGAGAAAAGAGAAACTTCAGGAAAGGTTGGGGTGGCTGCAAGGGGGAATAGCCATCATTAAAGTCGGTGCTGCAACGAGACTGGAAATGAAGGAAAAAAAGGATCGGATTGATGATGCTGTCAATGCAGTAAGGGTAGCGATTGAAGAAGGGATTGTACCTGGCGGAGGTATCGCTTTGCTCGAAGCAACGGATGCATTGGCAGAGATCAAGCTGGATGATTCTGAAGCTATGGTCGGACTGCGGATTGTCCAAAAGGCTTTGGAGGCGCCTTTACGCCAGATTGTTGAGAATGCCGGCGAAAACGGGGATTCCGTCATTGAAAACGTCCAGGAACTTCCTGCCGGATTTGGTTATAATGCTGCCGAAGATAGCTACGTTGATATGATAGAAAACGGAATCATTGATCCTGTCCAGGTAACTTATACGGCATTGAAAAATGCTGCCTCTATTGCAACGTTAGTTATCGGCGCAGAAGGATTGATTATTAACAATGCTCCAAACTTCATGAATTTATAG
- a CDS encoding 4Fe-4S binding protein: MKKFILIAKKFIPLFAIVILVLTMVYGYHANKMDQNVVQGYYQQLFPKADHFDSISDRTAKAIGADGNLMAYVGICSNVGYGGPVMVGTIINPTGGIQDVVVLQHKETPSYLNKIAQAGYFRQYTKKNAGDPLVLDADIDRVSGATLSTRAIAKSVNDVAHTVAVQELNVTPKKAEISWNIGIKEVAVALLFILSVFIPRFKQLAKYRLVFLGLSIVILGFWLNRSLSMGHISALLLGYFPSPSENLIWYLVLLGALAPALITGKNIYCAYVCPFHGLQEATHMISKVNIPIGKYVKWFHTIKEVILFLVLFFAFLFVNPSCSSFEPFGTIFGLNGSSNQWYLLFVILLTSFFYRRFWCVAFCPVGTFVDKVAQLGRKIREIIGLSSKKKVRKVENMNV, from the coding sequence ATGAAAAAATTTATCTTAATCGCTAAAAAATTCATTCCATTATTTGCTATTGTAATTTTGGTTTTAACAATGGTATATGGGTACCACGCCAATAAAATGGATCAGAATGTCGTCCAAGGGTATTACCAGCAGTTGTTTCCGAAAGCAGACCATTTTGATTCGATAAGTGACCGGACAGCCAAGGCAATAGGCGCAGACGGAAACCTTATGGCTTATGTCGGAATCTGCAGTAATGTTGGCTATGGGGGGCCCGTGATGGTAGGGACTATCATCAATCCGACCGGGGGTATTCAGGATGTAGTGGTCCTGCAGCATAAGGAGACTCCTTCTTATCTCAACAAGATAGCCCAGGCCGGCTATTTCCGCCAGTACACCAAAAAAAATGCGGGTGATCCGCTGGTTTTGGACGCTGACATTGACAGAGTATCGGGGGCAACGCTTTCCACACGGGCTATCGCAAAATCTGTGAATGATGTTGCGCATACCGTGGCCGTCCAAGAATTGAATGTTACACCTAAAAAAGCAGAGATCTCCTGGAATATAGGAATAAAAGAAGTCGCAGTTGCTTTACTTTTTATACTTTCTGTTTTCATACCACGTTTCAAGCAATTGGCGAAGTACAGGTTGGTATTTCTGGGACTTAGTATCGTTATTTTAGGTTTTTGGTTAAATAGGTCATTATCGATGGGACACATCAGTGCGCTGCTTCTTGGATACTTCCCATCTCCGAGCGAAAATCTGATATGGTATCTTGTTTTGTTGGGAGCATTGGCACCTGCTTTAATAACCGGTAAAAACATCTACTGTGCGTATGTTTGTCCTTTCCACGGCTTGCAGGAAGCTACCCACATGATTAGTAAAGTCAATATACCGATCGGAAAATATGTGAAATGGTTCCACACAATAAAAGAAGTTATCTTATTTTTAGTTTTGTTCTTTGCCTTCCTCTTTGTAAACCCTTCATGTTCCAGTTTTGAACCCTTTGGAACGATATTTGGCTTAAACGGATCCAGTAATCAGTGGTATTTGCTTTTTGTCATATTGCTTACCAGCTTTTTCTACCGTCGATTCTGGTGTGTTGCATTTTGTCCGGTTGGGACATTTGTGGACAAGGTCGCACAACTGGGACGGAAAATTCGGGAGATCATTGGGTTGTCTTCCAAGAAAAAGGTTAGAAAGGTGGAGAATATGAATGTCTGA
- a CDS encoding molecular chaperone GroEL, with protein sequence MTSQEKTTVTLNEEARYALARGVDKVADLVKVTLGPKGRNIVIEQMMGYPLVTKDGVTVAKHINLPDPRENIGARLCKEVARQTNDMVGDGTTTSIVLAQAIVKGGMPLVEAGADPIRLKKGMEKAVQAVSQEIGRLGIPATPETVSQVASISAKSRLTGELIAQAVEKVGQNGIVTVQETIERRTFIETSEGMELESGYLSSYFLSENDRMILNLEKPYILMTDQMIDNIQQIKRVLNWCIWEKKPLLIVAKQVTKDVLGMLITHNTEAREAKAIAVQAPGTGEYRLGILEDLAVKTGGSVLVEMLGLSLENIEKSMLGNAEKIIVTRQKTTVIGGGGSSEMIEEKSNQLRALIRQTSESGERQKLQERIAKLSGGIAVIRVGADTKIALKELKDRVIDAVQASKAAVESGVVPGGGTTYVRAAKVLDDLKADSEDELSGIRLIRQALAVPLRQIVSNTGGNGDKIVEMTSKAAPGMGYDAMSGKFVDMMAEGIVDPVAVTVTALNKAMGIASILLTTEGVIDKQYQFTIDLSTMI encoded by the coding sequence ATGACCTCACAGGAAAAAACAACGGTTACATTGAATGAAGAAGCCCGGTATGCGCTGGCCAGGGGCGTTGACAAGGTAGCTGATTTGGTGAAAGTAACGCTTGGGCCTAAAGGGAGAAACATCGTCATTGAGCAGATGATGGGTTATCCTCTGGTTACAAAAGACGGCGTAACGGTTGCGAAACACATTAATTTGCCCGATCCTAGGGAAAATATAGGAGCCCGTTTGTGTAAGGAAGTTGCCAGGCAAACCAACGACATGGTCGGCGATGGCACTACGACGTCGATCGTCCTCGCACAAGCCATTGTGAAGGGTGGAATGCCTCTGGTCGAAGCGGGAGCAGACCCGATCCGTCTTAAAAAAGGGATGGAAAAGGCCGTACAGGCAGTCAGCCAAGAAATTGGAAGGCTAGGCATTCCGGCTACTCCGGAAACTGTTTCCCAGGTTGCGTCCATATCAGCTAAAAGCCGCTTGACTGGAGAACTTATTGCTCAGGCAGTAGAAAAAGTCGGACAGAATGGGATTGTAACCGTCCAGGAAACCATTGAACGGCGTACTTTCATTGAAACATCGGAAGGTATGGAATTGGAGAGTGGTTATCTCTCATCGTATTTCTTATCGGAAAACGATCGTATGATTCTAAACTTGGAAAAACCATATATTTTGATGACGGACCAGATGATTGACAATATCCAGCAAATTAAGCGCGTTCTTAATTGGTGTATCTGGGAGAAAAAGCCGCTGTTGATCGTAGCAAAGCAAGTAACAAAAGATGTGCTGGGAATGCTGATTACGCATAATACGGAGGCTAGGGAGGCCAAGGCAATCGCAGTTCAGGCTCCAGGTACCGGAGAGTACCGTCTTGGTATTTTGGAGGACTTGGCAGTCAAGACAGGCGGTTCTGTTTTGGTGGAAATGCTCGGGTTATCGTTAGAAAATATTGAGAAATCCATGCTTGGTAATGCAGAAAAAATTATTGTCACGCGTCAAAAAACGACTGTAATAGGTGGTGGTGGCAGCAGTGAAATGATTGAAGAGAAATCAAACCAGCTGAGAGCACTAATCAGACAAACATCAGAGTCTGGGGAGCGCCAGAAGCTGCAAGAACGGATCGCCAAGCTTTCTGGTGGAATAGCCGTTATCAGGGTCGGCGCTGATACGAAAATTGCGCTAAAAGAACTTAAAGACCGTGTTATCGATGCTGTACAGGCTTCGAAAGCGGCGGTGGAGAGTGGAGTCGTCCCTGGCGGAGGAACAACCTATGTAAGGGCAGCAAAAGTACTTGATGATTTAAAAGCGGATTCAGAGGATGAGCTATCCGGTATCCGTCTCATTCGACAAGCTCTAGCCGTACCGTTACGCCAGATTGTAAGTAATACCGGTGGTAACGGAGACAAAATTGTAGAGATGACCAGCAAGGCAGCACCTGGCATGGGATACGACGCAATGTCAGGAAAATTTGTAGACATGATGGCTGAAGGGATCGTAGATCCGGTTGCTGTGACAGTTACCGCGTTGAACAAGGCTATGGGTATTGCTTCGATCCTCCTTACAACAGAAGGGGTCATTGATAAACAATATCAGTTTACAATTGATCTAAGTACCATGATTTAG
- a CDS encoding YlqD family protein, translating into MESIKIFREITLKQIVTEESKERTREQLREQMVALNDEKTEFEENKNKMLTEFSLKGAEATQLNQIRQQFDTQATKFHVGMDEIRMNMVSIDELKSGEEIVIGSVEGPYELKVGDKLETATKAEIVFKDGIVVEIRQ; encoded by the coding sequence ATGGAATCTATCAAAATTTTTAGAGAGATTACGCTCAAGCAAATTGTAACGGAAGAATCCAAGGAGAGGACCCGTGAGCAATTGCGCGAACAAATGGTAGCTTTGAACGATGAAAAGACGGAGTTTGAAGAAAACAAAAACAAAATGCTTACAGAATTCTCGTTGAAAGGAGCTGAAGCTACCCAACTTAATCAAATCCGGCAGCAATTTGATACACAGGCTACAAAATTTCATGTCGGGATGGACGAAATTAGAATGAATATGGTTTCGATTGATGAACTAAAATCTGGTGAAGAAATCGTGATCGGTTCGGTGGAAGGACCTTATGAACTGAAGGTCGGAGATAAATTGGAAACGGCGACCAAAGCTGAAATTGTCTTTAAAGACGGAATTGTCGTGGAGATAAGGCAATGA
- a CDS encoding trigger factor, with product MHEIKLGSYKGLKLPPVSMFSEDDLNLGAREAVKKLANQWAKNNMPAVYGDEVVIGLRAECDNMFVPELSNSNLKFTLGDPSVLEAFSQIINHKAGDDLVLSVTFPEGFTVERMGGKTVTFQIAIHEVNHRLPVELSDEIARQINPEVSGIDELQANLRKIISENWLQKIKEERIRSMIDAIASGSEYTLDQKEFQEVLDILNAQSQKELFSSGNPQNLEALMSGDNRMFEAKNMALAEKTLVEELILTEIARLENIDISPEEIQEAKSFFLKTSPDKTQFSQLFPNDEFLGDYLFREKIIHALWKWNDCDIYGKSDYERIFTLQ from the coding sequence ATGCATGAAATCAAACTTGGATCATACAAAGGATTAAAGCTTCCTCCAGTATCTATGTTTTCCGAAGATGATTTGAACCTGGGGGCGAGGGAAGCTGTAAAAAAGCTGGCAAACCAATGGGCAAAAAATAATATGCCTGCCGTGTATGGTGATGAAGTTGTTATCGGCCTTCGTGCGGAATGCGACAATATGTTTGTTCCGGAGTTATCGAATTCGAATCTGAAGTTTACCTTGGGGGACCCTTCTGTTCTTGAGGCTTTCAGCCAGATTATCAATCACAAAGCCGGAGATGATTTAGTGCTGTCTGTTACTTTCCCCGAAGGTTTCACCGTTGAACGGATGGGTGGAAAAACAGTTACCTTTCAGATTGCCATCCATGAAGTTAACCACAGACTACCCGTTGAACTCTCGGATGAAATCGCCAGGCAAATTAATCCTGAGGTTTCTGGAATAGATGAGCTGCAGGCCAATTTACGCAAAATAATCTCGGAAAACTGGTTACAAAAGATCAAAGAAGAAAGAATTCGATCCATGATTGACGCCATTGCTTCGGGTTCGGAATATACTTTAGATCAAAAAGAATTCCAGGAAGTTCTGGATATTCTTAATGCCCAATCGCAAAAGGAACTTTTCTCGTCAGGGAATCCTCAAAATCTTGAAGCGCTTATGTCCGGAGATAACAGAATGTTTGAAGCGAAGAACATGGCGTTGGCTGAGAAAACCCTTGTCGAAGAACTTATTCTGACCGAAATTGCACGGCTGGAAAACATCGACATCAGTCCGGAGGAAATCCAGGAAGCAAAATCCTTCTTTTTAAAAACATCCCCCGACAAAACGCAATTCAGTCAGCTCTTTCCAAATGATGAATTTTTAGGAGACTACTTGTTTAGAGAAAAGATTATTCACGCTCTTTGGAAATGGAACGATTGCGATATTTACGGTAAAAGTGATTACGAAAGAATTTTTACATTACAATAG
- a CDS encoding Crp/Fnr family transcriptional regulator, producing MDDRMMDDNIKRKIPDILIPETFNRIERLGMYTNVANTRTFTKGSIVLGQGAESNSIVYVQSGCLSVGIGMEDGHNKFLFNITEGCIGMTTFLGEYHELQIHAIKTSTVCFFPIAQVLKIFHDDEQVVLDILHNILSKVYYFMAHARDLNYSRPSSRVFRLLYNLCIHEGKFVGGSYVITSKLTQKAIADITGTHYVTVCKLFNILEKQEVLKKVKNKIYVYNLEKLKSLINEVVEY from the coding sequence ATGGATGATAGGATGATGGATGATAATATAAAGAGAAAAATTCCTGATATTTTAATTCCTGAAACATTCAATCGAATTGAACGTTTAGGAATGTATACGAATGTTGCAAATACCCGAACCTTTACCAAAGGAAGCATTGTACTCGGACAAGGTGCAGAATCTAATTCTATTGTATATGTACAATCAGGATGTTTATCCGTAGGTATCGGGATGGAAGATGGTCATAATAAATTCCTGTTTAATATCACTGAAGGTTGTATTGGAATGACAACATTTCTCGGTGAATATCATGAATTGCAAATTCATGCGATCAAAACCAGTACAGTTTGTTTTTTCCCCATTGCGCAAGTTCTGAAAATTTTTCATGACGACGAACAAGTAGTCCTTGATATCTTGCATAATATTCTCAGTAAAGTATATTATTTTATGGCACATGCCAGAGATTTAAACTATTCCCGTCCTTCCAGCAGAGTGTTCCGCTTGCTCTATAATCTTTGCATTCATGAAGGGAAGTTTGTAGGCGGTAGTTATGTGATAACTTCAAAGCTTACGCAGAAAGCAATAGCGGATATTACGGGCACACATTATGTGACGGTTTGCAAATTATTTAACATACTTGAAAAACAAGAAGTCCTCAAAAAAGTCAAAAATAAAATTTATGTTTATAATCTTGAAAAACTAAAAAGTTTAATCAATGAAGTTGTTGAGTACTAA